The following proteins come from a genomic window of Lolium rigidum isolate FL_2022 chromosome 5, APGP_CSIRO_Lrig_0.1, whole genome shotgun sequence:
- the LOC124657170 gene encoding probable diphthine methyl ester synthase: MLYIVGLGLGDERDITVRGLDAVRRCAKVYMEAYTSLLSVGLDPASLANLEKMYGKEITVADREMVEERADQMLTEAKDADVAFLVVGDPFGATTHTDVKIIHNASVMNEVGICGLQLYRYGETISIPFFTETWRPDSFYEKIQNSRRLGLHTLCHGEDNVTAAGDLAQPPQGQRRADRRGDRAG, from the exons ATGCTGTACATAGTAGGCCTCGGCCTCGGCGACGAGCGCGACATCACGGTGCGGGGGCTCGACGCCGTCCGCCGCTGCGCCAAGGTCTACATGGAGGCCTACACCTCCCTGCTCTCCGTCGGCCTCGACCCCGCCTCGCTCGCCAACCTC GAGAAGATGTACGGGAAGGAGATCACGGTCGCCGACCGCGAGATGGTGGAGGAGCGCGCCGACCAGATGCTGACCGAGGCCAAGGACGCCGACGTCGCCTTCCTCGTCGTCGGAGACCCGTTCGG GGCGACCACGCACACTGATGTTAAGATTATTCACAATGCCTCTGTCATGAACGAGGTCGGAATTTGTGGGTTGCAACTTTACCGCTACGGGGAGACCATCTCCATACCTTTCTTCACGGAGACATGGAGACCAGATAGTTTCTATGAGAAAATTCAGAACAGTCGCCGACTTGGCCTGCACACTCTTTGCCACGGCGAGGACAACGTCACGGCCGCCGGCGACCTCGCGCAACCACCTCAAGGACAGCGTCGCGCAGATCGAAGAGGAGACCGTGCGGGCTAG